The following coding sequences are from one Parabacteroides pacaensis window:
- a CDS encoding triple tyrosine motif-containing protein: MRITRLLSLFFLFSSLLQGAPIPFSPVSRSYSVSHYNAGIQNWSIAQDEKGIMYFGNNKGLLEFDGNRWNLYELPTKDIVRSVYVGKEGKIFVGSYEEFGYFERDSLNTLVYHSLKNEVKDFKFHNDEIWNIMPVEEEIVFHSFGSLFFYNGRSVEGVRLKTLPLNLFQVGNTFYSQLINKGLFVFTGREFKELINREVLGNSDVIAGVPYGEDVLLLTRNSGGFIYRKGTIKKWHTECDADLEKYTVNRAIMTKDSCYIIGTLSNGIYALDKEGKLLWSENTDSHLLNNTVLGLCCDADNNIWVAQDEGITYIQNNSLVYYYEPPHRKIGMVYDILIKENEAYIASNQGLYRVKGDQTELVPGLGEQAWYIKELDKQIFCGHNKGTFLINGLHASLISDIKGAMCLNKINMKEESFLLEGTYVPLVLYKATSSGSWYFVRSLEGFNHMIKNFEIDHQGNIWAEHLRKSLYRLRISADLKRIENIRKYTELGQVKNGKFAVFKINGRVIFSNGESFYTYEDLNDSIIPYKAMNEQLSELKGIHAVNHASGDFYWFANDKMAYLVQCKMNVFCIRNRIPFSLFKGLAIEERAKMIYDENTHSSYLCLNNAIARIRTDSSLLHVLSPQKRSLQISELKIMNEWNGKTKLIPIHPHNKIEPDLNTVCFSLSYPVYNDYTYKVRYQLKGFSEQWVEDNRNLQKKYTRLPFGTYNFKAEIYNENGVLASTELPFEVLRPWYLTYWAIGTYIGLGIGLIFLLQYIVYLSVKKRKDRLIEQQRLAHQAEIQQQEKKIIELERNQLEADLRFKSKELSSVVMTNIAHQEFLNSLKEEIQQQKLSGQYTRKNLDKLLTLVNNNIVSDEENWSMFQANFDRIHENFFRNLKLQYPDLTSGDLRFCALLRLNLPTKEIAKLLNISIRGVDAARYRLRKKLNLSQEENLTNFMINFK, from the coding sequence ATGAGAATAACAAGACTACTTTCATTATTTTTTCTCTTTAGCAGTTTGTTACAAGGAGCTCCTATTCCATTTTCACCTGTCAGCCGGAGCTACTCTGTTTCTCATTATAATGCAGGGATCCAAAACTGGTCCATTGCTCAAGATGAAAAAGGAATAATGTATTTTGGAAATAATAAGGGATTACTGGAATTTGATGGAAATAGATGGAATTTATATGAATTGCCTACAAAAGATATTGTACGCTCAGTCTATGTAGGTAAAGAAGGGAAAATTTTTGTAGGCTCTTACGAGGAATTCGGATATTTTGAACGAGACTCATTAAATACTTTAGTGTACCATTCCTTAAAAAATGAAGTGAAAGACTTTAAGTTTCACAACGACGAAATATGGAATATCATGCCCGTAGAGGAAGAGATTGTTTTCCATTCTTTCGGTTCTTTGTTCTTTTATAACGGTCGTTCAGTAGAAGGTGTCCGGCTGAAAACACTTCCGCTTAATTTATTCCAAGTAGGAAATACATTTTATTCTCAACTAATTAATAAAGGGCTATTTGTTTTTACCGGCAGAGAATTCAAAGAATTAATTAACCGGGAGGTATTAGGAAACAGTGATGTAATAGCAGGAGTTCCTTACGGAGAAGATGTTTTACTACTGACAAGAAATAGCGGAGGGTTTATTTACCGGAAAGGAACTATCAAAAAATGGCATACGGAATGTGATGCAGATTTGGAAAAATATACGGTGAACCGAGCAATCATGACAAAAGACAGTTGCTATATAATAGGTACTCTTTCTAATGGCATCTATGCCTTAGATAAAGAGGGGAAATTACTTTGGAGTGAAAATACAGACAGCCATCTCTTGAATAATACGGTGTTGGGCTTATGTTGCGATGCCGACAATAATATCTGGGTAGCTCAAGACGAAGGTATTACCTATATACAAAATAATTCACTGGTCTATTATTATGAGCCGCCCCATCGTAAAATCGGGATGGTATACGATATACTTATCAAAGAAAATGAAGCCTACATAGCTTCTAACCAAGGACTTTACCGGGTAAAAGGGGATCAAACCGAACTCGTGCCCGGACTAGGAGAACAGGCTTGGTATATAAAAGAACTGGATAAACAGATTTTTTGCGGACATAATAAAGGTACTTTTCTTATAAACGGATTACACGCTTCATTAATTTCTGATATAAAAGGAGCTATGTGCCTGAATAAAATAAATATGAAAGAAGAATCCTTCCTTTTGGAAGGAACTTATGTACCCCTGGTCTTATATAAAGCCACCTCGTCGGGAAGTTGGTATTTTGTCCGTTCGTTGGAGGGATTCAATCATATGATTAAAAATTTTGAAATAGATCACCAAGGAAACATTTGGGCAGAACATTTACGGAAAAGCCTTTACCGCTTACGGATTAGCGCAGATTTGAAACGTATAGAAAATATAAGAAAGTACACAGAGCTAGGCCAAGTGAAAAACGGTAAATTTGCTGTTTTTAAGATTAACGGTCGGGTGATATTTTCCAATGGAGAAAGTTTTTATACCTATGAAGATTTAAACGATTCGATTATTCCTTATAAAGCAATGAACGAACAGCTATCAGAATTGAAAGGCATTCATGCAGTAAACCACGCAAGCGGAGATTTTTATTGGTTTGCTAATGATAAAATGGCTTATTTGGTGCAATGCAAAATGAACGTTTTCTGTATTCGGAACAGAATTCCATTTTCTTTATTTAAAGGATTAGCGATAGAAGAAAGAGCTAAAATGATTTATGACGAAAATACTCATAGCTCTTATTTATGTTTAAACAATGCGATTGCTCGTATAAGAACGGACAGTTCCCTTTTGCATGTCCTTTCCCCCCAAAAACGTTCATTGCAAATTTCCGAACTAAAAATTATGAATGAATGGAACGGCAAAACGAAATTGATACCTATACATCCCCACAATAAAATCGAACCGGATTTGAATACGGTGTGCTTTTCTCTGAGTTATCCGGTATATAATGACTATACTTATAAAGTAAGGTATCAATTAAAAGGGTTTTCAGAGCAATGGGTAGAAGATAACCGCAATTTACAAAAGAAGTACACCCGTTTGCCTTTCGGCACGTATAATTTTAAGGCAGAAATCTATAATGAGAATGGAGTATTGGCTTCTACAGAATTACCTTTTGAAGTATTAAGGCCGTGGTATTTGACCTATTGGGCTATAGGAACATATATTGGGTTAGGAATAGGATTGATATTTTTATTACAGTATATAGTTTATTTATCCGTAAAAAAGAGAAAAGACCGGCTGATTGAACAACAACGTCTGGCACATCAAGCAGAGATACAACAACAGGAAAAGAAAATCATTGAATTGGAAAGAAATCAACTGGAAGCTGATTTACGATTCAAAAGCAAAGAACTTTCAAGTGTGGTGATGACAAATATTGCACATCAGGAATTTCTAAATTCTTTAAAAGAGGAAATCCAGCAACAAAAATTATCAGGGCAATACACACGTAAAAATTTAGATAAACTCCTTACTTTAGTTAACAACAATATCGTTTCCGATGAAGAAAATTGGAGTATGTTCCAAGCGAACTTCGACCGGATTCATGAAAACTTTTTCCGAAACTTGAAACTCCAATATCCGGATTTGACCTCAGGTGACTTACGTTTCTGTGCCTTGCTCCGTTTAAATTTGCCAACTAAAGAAATCGCAAAATTACTGAACATCTCGATACGTGGAGTAGATGCGGCAAGATACCGGTTGCGTAAGAAGCTCAACCTTTCTCAAGAAGAGAATCTCACCAATTTTATGATAAACTTTAAATAA